CGGTGCCGCTCCCGAAGGACTGGAAACACGACAATTTCAACGAGCCGCATGCCCTTGATCTCGGCGGCGGACACATTCTCGGGCTTATCCGCTATAATGATTATTCGATAAAAGATGCGGAAGGATCCGTGTTAACGCTCCTGCAGACGGATTCATTCGACGGCGGAAAGACATGGAGCGAGGCGAAGCCGCTCGGTATTCACGGTGCCCCGCCGCATCTTATGCGTCACTCATCCGGCACAATTGTCTGCTCGTACGGCTACCGCAAAAAACCGTTCGGTGAGCGGGCGATGATAAGCCGCGATGACGGAAAGACGTGGGAAACCGATATCATCATCAATGATCGCGGGCCGACGGGCGATCTCGGTTATCCATCGAGCGTGGAATTGGCTGACGGCAGTATTTTCACCGCATATTATCAGCAATATAGGAAGGATGAGCCATGTTCGGTGCTTTGGTCGCGCTGGAAATTGCCGCGATAACAGACCCATCGTTTGTATTGACAAAACCTCCAAGCCGCGATAGAATGCCGGGACTTTATCGGTGAATACCTCATCGCTTTCCATTCACACGGGGCGGTGTTGCTATATATCTCGAGGAGAATTGACCAGATGAAACGTACGTACAGCCCGAGCAAGGTGCGCCGTGCCCGTAAATGCGGATTTCGCAAGCGGATGAAGACACGCGGCGGACGTGAAGTATTGCGCCGTAGACGCCTGAAAGGACGCTACAAACTTACCTCTTCCGATGAGCGCTAGCCGATATCCCAAACGCGAACGCTTGAAATCGCGAGCGGATATCGAACGGATCTTTGAAAGGAATAGAACGTACGCGGATGATGCGTATCGAGTGCTTGCGGCCGCGAATGGCAGGGATTTCTCCCGCATGGCCGTGGTAGTGCGCCGTACGCTCGGGAATGCCGTGGAGCGCAACCGCGAAAAGCGGCTGGTGCGCGAGATATTCAGGAAAGCACGGGCATCCATCGTAAAGGGATATGATTTCGTCATCATCATACGGAGGCGTGTTGCGCGCGAGTATAAGGACCGGTCGGATTCGCTCTCCGCTCTCCTGCGTCGTTTTACCTGAAATTTGGAACAATGAGACATATATTCATATTTTTCATCACACTCTACCAGAAGATAATATCACCGCACCTCCCCCCGTCGTGCCGGTATACGC
This window of the Spirochaetota bacterium genome carries:
- the rpmH gene encoding 50S ribosomal protein L34 — its product is MKRTYSPSKVRRARKCGFRKRMKTRGGREVLRRRRLKGRYKLTSSDER
- the rnpA gene encoding ribonuclease P protein component; translation: MSASRYPKRERLKSRADIERIFERNRTYADDAYRVLAAANGRDFSRMAVVVRRTLGNAVERNREKRLVREIFRKARASIVKGYDFVIIIRRRVAREYKDRSDSLSALLRRFT